The DNA segment GTTACAATAGCACCCTGGATCAAAAGGCCGCGTGGCTGGGATATTATTATCTCTTGACCGGCGATTGGTCCACGCAGAATAAAGAACTGGCCGCCTCCCGCGGAGTGACGGCCGCGGACATAAAAACTATTGCGGCCAGGTATCTTCGCTCCAGCAATCGCAACGTCATTCTCCAGAAACCGCTCCAACCGTACACCGGTGATTCCACCGTCGGAGACTCCCGATGAAAAAATTCCCTATAATCGTTCTGCTCCCGGTGGTGTTTTTTATTTTTGTCTCCGTGTCAATCGGAGGCGGCATTACTCCGGCGTCCGAGCAATTTTCCCTCGGCAACGGCCTGAAAGTCGTGGCCTGGGAGGATCATGAGCAGCCGATGGTCCATTTTTCATTACTGGTCAAATGCGGCCCGGCCACGGATTCGGCCCGGTTGTCCGGGCTGGCGGCCCTGACCTCTCTGATGCTGAGAGAAGGGACCGCAAAATTTCCGGGAACACGGCTGGTGGAGGTTATCGACTCGGTGGGAGGAGTTCTCACTCCCCTGCAGGATGAAAAGGACGCCCTCTTATTCGAGGGGAATTTCATGTCCCGCGATTTGGCCCTGGGGATGAAAATTCTGGGGGAGATGATGGCTCACCCCTTACTTCCGGAGGAATCGCTCGAGCGCCTGAAAAAGCGCCTCGTCTCGGTCAACCTTCAACATCGCTCTCTGCCGCAGATATTGATGAAGGATGAAGTTTACCGGGCCTTCTACGACAATCGGGGCTACGGCCTTTCCAACTGGGGCAGAGTTTCCACCATAAACCGCATTACAATCGACGATGTGCGGAAATTCTATCGCGACAATTTTGCCCCGGGAAATTGTGTCCTTCTGATAGCCGGGGATTTTGCGATTAAAGATCTCAAAAAAATAATCGGCGCATCCTTTGCGGTTTGGTCATCGAACGGCAAATGCTGGGGCACGCGCGGTTCCGCCTCCATACCGGACACATCAAAGATTATTTTGATCGACAATCCGGCCTCTCCGGGTGTGGATTTCGCCCTGGGACGAACCATCGTTCCCGCGTCGTCACCCGATTTCCCATCTCTGGCCCTGCTCAATTATATACTGGGGGGCGGAGGACGGGTTTCCCGGCTGTTTCAAAATTTGATCGTCAATAAATCTTCGGCGACATATATCTCATCGAGCCTGGATCTCTCCCGGGGCGACGGAATGATTTTTATTTCCGGGGCCACCACCAGAAATGCCGTCATCGACGCCATAAACGGGGCCAGAGAGACCCTTGACGAACTGCGCCGGATTAGGATTCCCGTGAAGGAACTCGACGGAGCGAAGTATTATTACCGCGGCTATTTTGCCTCATTGTATGAGACGCCGCAAAGTTCGGTGGATGTTCATTCCCGGCTTTTGAGTCATGGGGTTTCCTTTGACTTTCATGACAAATTGCTCGCCGCTTTTAATCGGGTAGATGTCAATCGGCTCCGCGACGTGGCCGAGCATTATCTGGATTATAATAATTATATAGTAATCATATATGGCTCCGAAGCGGCGCTGAAGAATTCTTTGCAGCAACTGGGGCCGGTCGAGGTTATCAAACTCGGGCAGGAATGACCATAAAGTACAAATAAAAAATGCCCCGGTCGAAACGCCGGGGCATTTTTTTATGCCTTGAGATTATTCTTCGTAACCGACAAATTCCTGTTTCCAGCCGGTCCGCTGGAAGACACGCGCCCGGGGCGAGCCGGGAGGTAAATTGGCGGGATCATCGAGCGACGTATCATACGCCCAGTCACGTACCGGAGGATCATAATAGGTACCGTTCCAGTTTCCCGTGGCCTGGGTCGAATTCCACAAATTGACCATCGAACCGCGCCAGATAAATTTAGTCCCGTTCCAGGTTTCCAGGAAGCGCGGCAGATTCTCCAGCCCGCCGTTGTACTGCGTGCTCGTGGTATTGGTGTTGCCCGTCAGGAAGCAGGCGTTGACAGTGGTCTGGTTGGCCACGCGGCTGGACTTGGTCAAAGTGGAATTGGCATCGTTCCAGTTATTGGAAAGGTAGGTCACCGCGTCGCCGGCAATGAAAGCCGGAACTTTATTGGCGCTGTTGAAGTCACCTTTGATGTACAGAGGATTTTCACTTATAAATGCCAGCGGATGTCCCAGGTCAGAGCCGTTAACCAGTCGGGCCGCGTTAAAACCGCTCCGATGATCGGAAGAATAAATTACGCCGTTGGAAGGGAAATAGGTGCTGGTTTTCAATAGCGACATATCAACTTGAGTGGTATTGACATTTTGTCCTTCACGCGCATCATAAAACGTCCTGGTCGTAATGGTTCCGGCGGGCAGAAGGGCCGAAACGTTGACCCAGGTGGCCCCGACCAGGGCCTGCGCCACGCCGTCGATTATCTTGAAATTGGCCTGATTTTCGTATGAATCGGGATTGCCGGTGCCGCGCTCGATTAATTTGTGAGGATCGCCGGTATTGGTCAGGGGAAGATTCAGCGGGCCCTGTCCGAAAGCGGCGTCTTGCACGCGGCCGCCCCAGCGGGTCGAGGCCGAATCATACCAACTCGTCTGCGTGGCATCGAGCCAGGTTCCGTTTCGCAACATATTCTGGTAGTTACCGTCGGTGTCTTTGATAAAGACGTCGCCGTAGGAGGTTCCCCCGGGTCCCTTGCGGCCGTGCACAATTTGACCTGAGGCCGTTACATAGCTGTCCATATATAGGTTGCTGTTGGCCTGGAGGTACAAATTGCCGTTGCTGTGGACGCGTCCCATCAATGTCATATCCGGTCCGGGCGCGATTTCCAGATCGTTACCGTAAAAAACGGCAAACTGAAAAAGAGGCACCAGGGCGCATTCGAAGGTCTCGGTGAGCGACACCTGACTGCCCCGGACATTGGACGAGCCGGTTGAAGTTATCGTATAGGTTTTCACCAGAGCATCCAGTCCGGCCAGCGGCCCCTGGGCCAGTTCGCGTGATACGGCCGCCCCGTTATCGACCGTATTATAGGCGGCCACGCAATTATTGATGGTCTCGCTCCCCGAAGGCATCGTGGTCGGGGGCAAACCGGTGGTTTCATACTGACTCTGTATGGCCGCGCTGGCCCGTTCCAGACCGGCCTCGGCCGCATAAAATGACGACATTTCATTCATTTCATTACCGGCAATCGTGACCTCGTCGTTGGACAGACGAACCGCCGCGATACCGATAAGGGTCATCATCAGCATCAGCATCAAAGCGATAAAGGTCGCAACTCCGCAATTTGATTTGAGTCTATTCATCTTATGATTCACCGCCTTCCTCGGTTTCTTGTTCAGTTTCTGCCGGTTCGCTCGTATATCACGAACCTTCATTGCAGCGTATATCGAGATTTCTCAAATTGACGCGCGACGAAAAGACCCGATGCCGATAGGGGTCCGGCTGGTCGGGATCCGGTTCGGCCGATCGGGTGGCCACGGTTATCAATATTTCCCGGACATTGGACGGAATGACCGGAACATCAAGAACCATTTCGTTTTTCATCCGATACTTGAATTGTATGTCATCGACCCCTTCGGCGTACACGACCGGATTCTGCCCCAATAACTGAAGCATCAGATTGGGGTGCAAAGAGTCGCTGTAATCGACATAGTACTTCATGCTCTGGATCGGAAGAATCAGGGAGCCGTGCGGGTAATTTTGGGACAGCGGGGTGTAAGCATGGTCGATTACATAGGCCCCGGAGTCGATATGGCTGACCTGTAAAAACTCACCGCCGCCGGAATCGGGGCTGTAGATGTACAGCCATTGTCCTTCCTTGAAATAACTCAGATCATAGCCGTCGCAATGAAGCGCTTCCGACGGGGTCGCCATATCATAGGCCAGCGCCGCTCGGCCCCGATCGGAACAGAAGGAAACCATAATCGTATCCGGATCGGTATTGAGACCCTCCACCGCGTTGAAACCCGGAGGCAGGTTGTACCCGGCCATCCGGATATATCGGGTCAGTTCATCGATGGCGCCCCGCGCGCTCTGCTGCATATCGGTTATTCCTTCCTGTATCATCCAGTTCTTGTGCTGGTCGATATAAACTTTGAACACGGCCGAGGAAACCAGCCCGGTCAGAAACAAGGCTATCATCGTCTCGGTCAGAGTAATGCCCGCGGCATTTCGTATTAGGGATTTTATTTTTCTCATAGTCATGGCCCTTATCACTTCATTTCAGGTTCCGGTTCAGTCGTCTTATGAAGCTGCCGGTCTCCACGAAAGGCGCGAGGCAAAATCAAAGCA comes from the Candidatus Zixiibacteriota bacterium genome and includes:
- a CDS encoding hypothetical protein (Evidence 5 : Unknown function); translation: MTMRKIKSLIRNAAGITLTETMIALFLTGLVSSAVFKVYIDQHKNWMIQEGITDMQQSARGAIDELTRYIRMAGYNLPPGFNAVEGLNTDPDTIMVSFCSDRGRAALAYDMATPSEALHCDGYDLSYFKEGQWLYIYSPDSGGGEFLQVSHIDSGAYVIDHAYTPLSQNYPHGSLILPIQSMKYYVDYSDSLHPNLMLQLLGQNPVVYAEGVDDIQFKYRMKNEMVLDVPVIPSNVREILITVATRSAEPDPDQPDPYRHRVFSSRVNLRNLDIRCNEGS
- a CDS encoding putative Mitochondrial processing peptidase (Evidence 3 : Putative function from multiple computational evidences; Product type e : enzyme): MKKFPIIVLLPVVFFIFVSVSIGGGITPASEQFSLGNGLKVVAWEDHEQPMVHFSLLVKCGPATDSARLSGLAALTSLMLREGTAKFPGTRLVEVIDSVGGVLTPLQDEKDALLFEGNFMSRDLALGMKILGEMMAHPLLPEESLERLKKRLVSVNLQHRSLPQILMKDEVYRAFYDNRGYGLSNWGRVSTINRITIDDVRKFYRDNFAPGNCVLLIAGDFAIKDLKKIIGASFAVWSSNGKCWGTRGSASIPDTSKIILIDNPASPGVDFALGRTIVPASSPDFPSLALLNYILGGGGRVSRLFQNLIVNKSSATYISSSLDLSRGDGMIFISGATTRNAVIDAINGARETLDELRRIRIPVKELDGAKYYYRGYFASLYETPQSSVDVHSRLLSHGVSFDFHDKLLAAFNRVDVNRLRDVAEHYLDYNNYIVIIYGSEAALKNSLQQLGPVEVIKLGQE
- a CDS encoding conserved hypothetical protein (Evidence 4 : Unknown function but conserved in other organisms), coding for MKVRDIRANRQKLNKKPRKAVNHKMNRLKSNCGVATFIALMLMLMMTLIGIAAVRLSNDEVTIAGNEMNEMSSFYAAEAGLERASAAIQSQYETTGLPPTTMPSGSETINNCVAAYNTVDNGAAVSRELAQGPLAGLDALVKTYTITSTGSSNVRGSQVSLTETFECALVPLFQFAVFYGNDLEIAPGPDMTLMGRVHSNGNLYLQANSNLYMDSYVTASGQIVHGRKGPGGTSYGDVFIKDTDGNYQNMLRNGTWLDATQTSWYDSASTRWGGRVQDAAFGQGPLNLPLTNTGDPHKLIERGTGNPDSYENQANFKIIDGVAQALVGATWVNVSALLPAGTITTRTFYDAREGQNVNTTQVDMSLLKTSTYFPSNGVIYSSDHRSGFNAARLVNGSDLGHPLAFISENPLYIKGDFNSANKVPAFIAGDAVTYLSNNWNDANSTLTKSSRVANQTTVNACFLTGNTNTTSTQYNGGLENLPRFLETWNGTKFIWRGSMVNLWNSTQATGNWNGTYYDPPVRDWAYDTSLDDPANLPPGSPRARVFQRTGWKQEFVGYEE